Genomic DNA from Deltaproteobacteria bacterium:
ATCTCCTGATGATCCCCTGCTGCTGGAGATCGGTCGTCTGTTGCACAGTGAAAATGGTGTTGTACTCAAGGGGGTTCTAACCCATGCCGGCGGCTCATATCAGTGCAAATCAATGGATGACATTCGCGCCATGGCGGAAGCAGAGCGAGTTGCCGCAGTAAAGAGTGCCGAGGTACTGCGCAACCACGGCCTGCCATGTACCACTGTCAGCGTTGGTTCGACGCCCACGGCAACCTTTTCCACCGATCTGACAGGCGTCACCGAAGTACGAGCTGGTGTCTTCATGTTTTATGATCTGGTAATGGCAGGGTTGGGGGTTTGTGAGATTGAAGATATTGCTGTTTCCGTGCTGGCATCCGTTATTGGCCAGCAAAAACATAAGGGATGGGTGTTGATCGATGCAGGTTGGATGGCGCTCTCTCGCGACAGGGGAACGGCCAGCCAGACAGTCGATCAGGGATATGGCCTGGTATGTGACCCAAGAGGGAAGCTGGTGACTGATCTGCTTGTCTCGTCAACTACTCAGGAGCATGGCATAGTAACAGCTCGCAGCGAGAGGCATATTGATCTGGCAAAGTTCAAGGTGGGCAGCATGATCCGCATCCTGCCGAACCATGCCTGTGCCACAGCTGCCAAGCATGACCGCTACTACGTCGTAGACAGCGGCACTGAAATCCTCCATGTCTGGCAGCGCATAAACGGCTGGTAGCGTATGCGGAAAACCATGGCTCCAATCTCACCATTGAATATGAACTGTAGGAGTCCGGAACCAGCCTAGTGGGCAAGACTGTTGAAAACCTTTCTGTGGGCAGCTTCTCGCGCTGGGACCAGCAACCTTTTGTCCCGGGCTCTTGCTTCTCGGGCTTCTTCGACAAAGTAAGACAGGAGCAGCTGCTCCTTGGAGAGGTCTGCACCCCTGGGCCTGGCCGCCTCAATTCGGCGGGCATTAGCCTTTATCAGCTGCACTGCTCTCCTGGAGATCCTATCCCTGCTGGTGACTGCCAACCTCAAAGGGGAAAACATCTTTTTGACCAGAAAGAAGAATTCATCCCTCCGGTGGCGGCAGTTCCTCTTCATCTCTTTGCTGAGGCTCCGCAACATCAGGGTGGCCGGGTATACGGAATGTATCTCGGTAGTTCCTTCGAAAATAGTGGTGACCCGGAAGTCCCGCATTCTTTTTTCATAGGGCTGCGTGGTGAGATAGCCGGCACCGCCAGCAACCTGCAGAGCATCATAAAGGACATCCCAGGCCCTGGTAGTACCAAACAGTTTGCAGTGAGAGCTTTCGATGGCCAGTGGCGCCAGTGGTTCCTGGTCGAGAATTGCCGCAGTCAAATTGGTCATGGCAGAGGCAGCGTA
This window encodes:
- a CDS encoding alanine racemase, translating into SPDDPLLLEIGRLLHSENGVVLKGVLTHAGGSYQCKSMDDIRAMAEAERVAAVKSAEVLRNHGLPCTTVSVGSTPTATFSTDLTGVTEVRAGVFMFYDLVMAGLGVCEIEDIAVSVLASVIGQQKHKGWVLIDAGWMALSRDRGTASQTVDQGYGLVCDPRGKLVTDLLVSSTTQEHGIVTARSERHIDLAKFKVGSMIRILPNHACATAAKHDRYYVVDSGTEILHVWQRINGW